One Accipiter gentilis chromosome 25, bAccGen1.1, whole genome shotgun sequence genomic region harbors:
- the CCNK gene encoding cyclin-K isoform X2: MLVTGACCLFLAGKVEETPKKCKDIIKTARSLLNDVQFGQFGDDPKEEVMVLERILLQTIKFDLQVEHPYQFLLKYAKQLKGDKNKIQKLVQMAWTFVNDSLCTTLSLQWEPEIIAVAVMYLAGRLCKFEIQEWTSKPMYRRWWEQFVQDVPVDVLEDICHQILDLYSQGKQQMPHHTPHQLQQPPSLQSTPQAPTVQQSQQSQSSEQSQTQQQKESQQSAQQQQQQQQQTQAQQSKKPSPQSSPPRQIKRPAAVSPKEETKTSEPPPPSKIPKIETSHPPIPPAHPPPERKPPLTTAVSMGEAEQSTTVDSVDMPKVQIPPPAHPAPVHQPPPLPHRPPPPPPTSYITGMSTTNSYMSGEGYQSLQSMMKTEGPTYGALPPAYGPPTHLPYHPHVYPPNPPPPVPPPPPASFPPPNIPPPTPGYPPPPTYNPNFPPPRLPPTHAVPPHPPPGLGMPPASYPPPTVPPGGQPPVPPPIPPPGMPPVAGLGRATWMR; encoded by the exons GTGACAGGAGCCTGCTGTCTCTTCCTGGCAGGAAAAGTTGAAGAAACACCTAAGAAATGTAAAGATATAATTAAAACAGCTCGTAGCTTGCTAAATGATGTACAGTTTGGACAGTTTGGAGATGACCCAAAG GAAGAAGTGATGGTTCTTGAAAGAATCTTACTACAAACAATAAAGTTTGATTTGCAAGTGGAACATCCGTACCAATTTCTTCTCAAATATGCCAAACAACTCAAAG gagacaaaaataaaattcaaaaactGGTTCAAATGGCATGGACGTTTGTCAATGACAG TCTCTGCACTACACTGTCACTACAGTGGGAACCTGAGATCATAGCTGTTGCAGTTATGTACTTAGCAGGCCGTTTGTGTAAGTTTGAAATACAGGAATGGACGTCAAAACCAATGTACAGACGATGGTGGGAGCAATTTGTCCAAGATGTTCCTGTTGATGTACTGGAAG acatctgTCATCAGATCCTGGATCTGTACTCACAGGGAAAGCAGCAAATGCCTCATCATACTCCTCACCAGTTGCAGCAGCCACCATCTCTTCAATCTACACCCCAGGCACCTACAGTACAGCAATCGCAGCAGTCCCAGAGTTCAGAGCAATCGCAGACTCAGCAGCAAAAAGAGTCACAACAGTCAgcacaacaacagcagcagcagcagcagcaaacacaagCACAGCAATCTAAAAAGCCCTCTCCCCAGTCAAGTCCTCCTAGACAGATTAAAAGACCAGCA gctgtatctccaaaagaagaaacaaagacatCAG aaccaccaccaccatctAAAATTCCTAAAATTGAAACTTCACATCCACCAATACCTCCTGCACATCCACCTCCAg agcgCAAGCCTCCTTTGACAACTGCAGTTTCAATGGGAGAAGCAGAGCAATCTACTACTGTGGACTCAGTAGATATGCCAAAGGTCCAGATTCCTCCCCCTGCTCATCCTGCCCCAGTACATCAACCTCCCCCCCTGCCACATCgtcccccgcccccaccccctaCCAGTTACATTACAGGGATGTCTACTACAAATTCTTATATGTCAGGGGAGGGCTATCAAAGTCTTCAGTCaatgatgaaaacagaaggaCCAACTTACGGAGCTTTACCACCAGCCTATGGACCACCAACTCATCTACCGTATCATCCGCATGTCTATCCTCCCAACCCTCCACCACCAGTTCCACCTCCACCCCCTGCTTCATTCCCCCCACCCAATATTCCACCTCCTACTCCTGGATATCCTCCTCCACCTACATACAACCCTAACTTTCCACCTCCAAGACTGCCTCCAACTCATGCAGTACCACCTCATCCACCTCCAGGGCTGGGAATGCCACCAGCTAGTTACCCCCCGCCTACTGTTCCCCCAGGTGGACAGCCACCTGTACCACCTCCAATTCCACCACCTGGTATGCCACCTGTAGCAGGACTTGGACGTGCTACATGGATGAGATAG